One Malania oleifera isolate guangnan ecotype guangnan chromosome 9, ASM2987363v1, whole genome shotgun sequence DNA segment encodes these proteins:
- the LOC131164779 gene encoding pentatricopeptide repeat-containing protein At2g33680-like codes for MKKIIPIHTLLRHHLYPQALQASSFLPDPNVADSIYCLFVKRGLALDAFLAASIIHTLSHSGDFDRARKFLVDTHVPDTVAWNALISGYARVGRAAPVFELFSGLRRSGLKPDAFTLSSLIKVCEDFRENEVAHGISLKTGFFSSAFLASGFVENYAKCGDIRSAEKCFRECLLADSVVWMSMISGYVWNGEFGKGREAFAEMRCLGLELNEFCLTGVLGALLDVREGELIHGLSVKMGLLCGCSIHLNNAVMNMYSRCGGKEYAAKVFDEIPDPDVVSWTARIGAASNGVEALEFFKLVRSKDVEINELTLINVLSAIVGPKLLEPGRQIQALCHKFGYLSVVSVCNSLIFMYGKCRQMADASCMFNEMDFYDSVSWNSLIAGYAENGLIGPALSVFIQMRKILVQPTIYTLASILEVVSNSNSRNLAMEIHSHIIKSGFMSDDSVVCCLMTAYGKCNGMNESKRVFSEIDKINVVHLNAMEAALVSVGSYDDAVKLFHDTWKLDIEVDSLTFSTALKACGALTDLEHGREVHSLALKCGLDQDKFVESSAIDFYCKCGILHDAEKVFSNISTDNLAAWNAMMMGYAQHGCYHDVYELFHDMASLEIEPDEITYLAVLSSCCHAGLVPEAHFHLHSMFELYGLIPCLEHYACIVDLLGRVGLLENAKRTIDQMPVSPDAQIWQILLSACTAHRNVDLGETAARELLKLQPENDSAYILLSNLYASVGMWTAVEKLRREMKEKNIRKKPGSSWIQIKGATHYFHADDTMHPESKEHQESPPCMNSIQSGFLDQFTGISWSFGIKNSE; via the exons ATGAAGAAGATCATCCCCATCCATACCTTGCTCCGCCACCATCTCTACCCGCAAGCCCTCCAGGCCTCATCATTCCTTCCCGATCCCAATGTCGCCGACTCAATCTACTGCCTTTTCGTCAAACGCGGCCTCGCCCTCGATGCCTTCCTCGCCGCCTCCATCATCCACACTCTGTCTCACTCCGGCGACTTCGACCGTGCCCGCAAGTTCCTTGTCGACACCCACGTCCCCGACACCGTCGCGTGGAATGCTCTGATATCCGGGTATGCTCGGGTCGGGCGCGCAGCTCCAGTTTTCGAGCTCTTCAGCGGGCTGAGACGCTCGGGTCTGAAGCCCGACGCTTTCACTCTGAGTTCTTTGATCAAAGTTTGTGAGGATTTTCGAGAAAATGAGGTTGCCCATGGGATTTCTCTCAAGACGGGGTTTTTCTCGAGTGCTTTTTTGGCTAGTGGGTTCGTTGAGAATTACGCCAAATGCGGAGATATACGTTCTGCTGAGAAGTGTTTTCGAGAGTGTTTGTTGGCGGATTCTGTGGTTTGGATGTCTATGATTTCTGGTTATGTTTGGAATGGGGAGTTCGGGAAAGGTAGAGAAGCTTTTGCAGAGATGAGGTGTTTGGGTTTGGAGTTGAATGAGTTCTGCTTGACTGGTGTTCTTGGTGCGTTGTTGGATGTCAGAGAAGGTGAACTGATTCATGGGTTAAGTGTTAAAATGGGTTTGTTATGTGGGTGCTCGATTCATTTGAATAATGCAGTTATGAACATGTATTCTAGGTGTGGAGGCAAAGAATATGCCGCTAAGGTGTTTGATGAAATTCCTGACCCAGACGTTGTTTCTTGGACTGCCCGCATTGGTGCTGCTTCTAATGGTGTGGAAGCTTTGGAATTCTTTAAACTTGTACGCTCAAAAGATGTAGAAATAAATGAGCTCACATTGATTAATGTTTTGTCAGCCATTGTAGGCCCAAAGTTGTTAGAACCAGGGAGGCAAATCCAGGCACTCTGTCACAAGTTCGGCTATTTATCTGTAGTCTCAGTTTGCAATTCCCTGATATTTATGTATGGGAAGTGTAGGCAGATGGCTGATGCTTCGTGCATGTTTAATGAAATGGATTTTTATGATTCTGTTTCTTGGAATTCTTTGATTGCTGGTTATGCAGAGAATGGACTTATTGGTCCGGCTCTCAGTGTGTTTATTCAGATGCGTAAGATTTTGGTGCAGCCTACTATATACACGTTGGCCAGCATTCTTGAAGTAGTGTCCAACTCAAATTCTCGAAATCTGGCTATGGAAATCCATTCACATATAATCAAATCAGGATTCATGTCAGATGATTCTGTGGTTTGTTGTTTAATGACAGCCTATGGAAAATGCAATGGGATGAATGAATCAAAGAGGGTATTTTCTGAGATTGATAAGATAAATGTGGTACATCTTAATGCAATGGAGGCTGCACTTGTCTCTGTTGGTTCTTATGATGATGCTGTGAAATTGTTCCATGACACTTGGAAATTGGATATTGAAGTGGACAGCCTAACTTTCAGTACAGCCCTTAAAGCTTGTGGTGCTTTAACGGATCTGGAGCATGGAAGAGAAGTCCATTCTCTGGCACTTAAATGTGGACTTGATCAGGATAAATTTGTTGAAAGTTCGGCTATTGATTTTTACTGTAAATGTGGAATCCTCCATGATGCGGAGAAGGTTTTCAGCAATATATCCACGGACAATTTGGCTGCTTGGAATGCCATGATGATGGGATATGCTCAACATGGTTGTTATCATGACGTGTATGAGCTATTTCACGACATGGCCAGCTTAGAAATAGAACCTGATGAGATAACTTATCTTGCTGTTCTTAGCTCATGTTGCCATGCTGGGCTGGTACCTGAGGCTCATTTTCACTTGCACTCTATGTTTGAGCTTTATGGTTTGATACCTTGTTTAGAACACTATGCATGCATTGTTGACCTTCTTGGTAGAGTTGGACTTCTAGAAAATGCGAAGAGGACTATTGATCAGATGCCCGTAAGTCCAGATGCTCAAATATGGCAGATTCTTCTCTCAGCCTGCACTGCCCATCGGAATGTTGATCTTGGGGAAACTGCAGCAAGGGAACTTCTTAAGCTGCAGCCTGAAAATGACTCTGCTTATATTCTTCTCTCAAACCTCTATGCTTCAGTTGGCATGTGGACTGCTGTTGAAAAATTGAGAAGGGagatgaaagaaaaaaatatccGTAAAAAACCTGGTTCTAGTTGGATCCAGATTAAAGGAGCCACACATTACTTTCATGCTGATGATACAATGCATCCAGAGAGTAAAGAG CATCAAGAAAGCCCCCCTTGCATGAACAGTATTCAGTCTGGTTTCCTGGACCAATTTACTGGTATAAGTTGGAGCTTTGGAATTAAAAACAGTGAATAA